The following proteins are co-located in the Spinactinospora alkalitolerans genome:
- a CDS encoding SDR family oxidoreductase gives MSRLPPRRTPIAEAVGGPGGVPPDPIPGHVGRGLLRGRRALVVGGFGDSSRQGTTVAAALAKEGAAVAVAGSADRTAPAPGAWPLTSHLDTGGRAVVPAQGPGRPGGAPSGAHPDGPVLAAARLVTGLGARALPIHCDLADESGCRGAVAHTALEFGGVDLLVMCGDDEPVGDGLMDITTARLDHTFRATVYSALWLVQAARVFMPADSAVILTAAGTGRPGSPEAMDHAAGTAGVMRLTRSLAEELENRGIRVNCAVSDDRDDPHEVAAAYVRLAGAGTGEVLPVPEALRARL, from the coding sequence ATGAGCAGGCTTCCACCTCGGCGAACGCCGATCGCGGAAGCGGTCGGCGGGCCGGGGGGCGTGCCCCCGGATCCCATTCCGGGCCACGTCGGCAGGGGACTGCTGCGGGGGAGGCGGGCCCTCGTCGTGGGCGGGTTCGGCGACTCCTCCCGGCAGGGGACGACCGTGGCCGCAGCGCTGGCCAAGGAGGGCGCGGCGGTGGCCGTCGCCGGCTCCGCGGACCGGACGGCCCCGGCCCCCGGGGCGTGGCCGCTGACCTCCCACCTCGACACCGGCGGGCGGGCGGTCGTTCCCGCGCAGGGCCCGGGCAGGCCCGGTGGGGCGCCCTCCGGCGCCCACCCGGACGGTCCCGTGCTCGCGGCGGCGCGGCTCGTCACCGGCCTGGGCGCCCGCGCGCTGCCGATCCACTGCGACCTGGCCGACGAGAGCGGATGCCGGGGCGCGGTGGCGCACACGGCACTGGAGTTCGGGGGCGTCGACCTCCTGGTGATGTGCGGCGACGACGAGCCCGTGGGCGACGGGCTGATGGACATCACCACCGCTCGGCTCGACCACACCTTCCGCGCCACCGTCTACAGCGCGCTGTGGCTGGTCCAGGCGGCCAGGGTCTTCATGCCGGCGGACTCGGCGGTGATCCTGACGGCGGCCGGAACCGGGCGCCCGGGATCGCCGGAGGCGATGGACCACGCGGCGGGCACGGCCGGTGTGATGAGGCTGACCCGCTCCCTCGCCGAGGAGCTGGAGAACCGCGGGATCCGGGTCAACTGCGCGGTGTCCGACGACCGGGACGACCCCCACGAGGTCGCGGCGGCCTACGTGCGCCTGGCGGGCGCCGGAACAGGCGAGGTCCTCCCCGTCCCCGAGGCCCTGCGCGCCCGGCTCTAG
- a CDS encoding glycosyltransferase — translation MKIALVSEHANPLPAHKGEPTCGDSVHIATLARHLAKLGHRVTVYSRRSDPESPERSRMGRGVTVAHLSAGPDRPLAESETAEHTGAFATGLATALEEDGPDVVHAFGWTSGLASLSAVRKAPGLDDGLPVVQTFHSLNVAEQRAGLPEQADRVRMEAAIAGRATAVVVNSADQRFELARMGLPRSRVSVVPYGVDTDHFSVEGGVTAGPWQGRRDERPRIVSVTGLGAGGGAHVLIDTMARVPEAELVIAGGPAADELAIDADARRLQQRAKEAGVDDRVTLLGAVDRKELPRLLRSADVYISAAAYDPYGGAVLEAMACGLPVVAKAVGGITGAVLDGTTGMLLRSARPEGLGRALRHLASDATSRTAFSIAGADRAESRFTWQRVATETVQVYTRALPQEGDLPLAVGDDAH, via the coding sequence GTGAAGATTGCCCTGGTTTCCGAGCACGCCAATCCGCTCCCCGCGCACAAGGGTGAGCCCACCTGCGGAGACAGCGTCCACATCGCCACCCTCGCCCGGCACCTCGCCAAGCTCGGTCACCGCGTCACCGTCTACTCCCGCCGCAGCGACCCGGAGTCGCCCGAGCGTTCGCGCATGGGGCGCGGCGTCACCGTCGCCCACCTGAGCGCCGGCCCGGACCGCCCGCTGGCGGAGAGCGAGACCGCGGAGCACACCGGCGCCTTCGCGACCGGGCTCGCGACCGCTCTTGAGGAGGACGGGCCCGACGTCGTCCACGCCTTCGGCTGGACCAGCGGCCTGGCCTCGCTGTCGGCGGTCCGCAAGGCCCCGGGGCTGGACGACGGACTGCCCGTGGTGCAGACCTTCCACTCGCTCAACGTGGCCGAGCAGCGCGCGGGCCTGCCGGAGCAGGCCGACCGCGTGCGGATGGAGGCCGCGATCGCCGGCCGCGCCACCGCCGTCGTGGTGAACTCCGCCGACCAGCGGTTCGAGCTGGCGCGGATGGGCCTGCCGCGCTCCCGCGTCAGCGTGGTGCCCTACGGCGTGGACACCGACCACTTCAGCGTGGAGGGCGGCGTGACCGCCGGTCCGTGGCAGGGCCGCCGCGATGAGCGCCCCCGGATCGTCTCCGTCACCGGACTGGGCGCCGGCGGCGGGGCCCACGTGCTGATCGACACGATGGCGCGGGTGCCGGAGGCCGAGCTGGTGATCGCGGGCGGCCCCGCCGCCGACGAGCTCGCGATCGACGCCGACGCCCGGCGCCTGCAGCAGCGGGCCAAGGAGGCCGGCGTCGACGACCGCGTGACCCTGCTGGGCGCGGTCGACCGCAAGGAGCTGCCGCGCCTGCTGCGTTCGGCCGACGTCTACATCTCGGCCGCGGCCTACGACCCCTACGGCGGTGCCGTGCTGGAGGCCATGGCGTGCGGGCTGCCGGTGGTGGCCAAGGCCGTGGGCGGCATCACCGGCGCCGTGCTGGACGGCACGACCGGCATGCTGCTGCGTTCGGCCCGCCCCGAAGGCCTGGGCCGCGCGCTGCGCCACCTGGCCTCCGACGCCACCTCGCGCACCGCCTTCAGCATCGCCGGCGCCGACCGCGCGGAGTCCCGGTTCACCTGGCAGCGCGTCGCCACCGAGACCGTTCAGGTCTACACCCGCGCACTTCCGCAGGAGGGTGACCTCCCCCTCGCCGTGGGTGATGATGCACACTAG